A segment of the Rattus norvegicus strain BN/NHsdMcwi chromosome 16, GRCr8, whole genome shotgun sequence genome:
aatggactgacagaatgaaaaactatAGTTGGACAAATCagagtttgaagaaaatattcaataagcataagaatattttcaaactatAATTCATTCTTGGATTATTTATATGAAGCTCTACCTTAACAACTAATAAAcaccttaaaataacaaaatgattaaGAAGCATGTGGACTTCGGAAAATATGCTGGTGTGCCATCAATTCCCCTTCAagcaaaaaaatatgaaatacgaATGAGGGCCTAGCCCATCACACTGCTCCCTGATCTCAAATCCCATGGAAAAGAGATCTAAACACCAAGAAGTATggaacatcctgagaccacaggacagacagacacatctgtCCACTTTCAATaccacattctcatcaatggacagataagagaaacagaaattaaacagcgacatagagaaactaacagaagttatatactaaatggatttaacaaatatttatagaacattaaataataaaacaaaaggatttacattcttctcagtacctcatagtACCTCctcgaaaattgaccatataatttgtcaaaaaaataggcatcaatagatacaggaagatagaaataattctatttgtcctatcagatcaccatggacaaaggctggtcttcaataaaaacaataatggcaGAATGCCCTCAGATACATTGAAGTTTAACAACacactactcaatgaaaacttggtcaaggaagaattaatgatagaaattaaagatttcttagcacTTCCTTCGGATGCAAGTTACTAGATGACTGCTTCTCGGCCTCGCCAGGAAACTATTTATTTCCTCTGGGATCAAATAGAATTTTATAAGAACATAatggatggagaggagaaaacCTATGGTGGCTGTGAAGGCCCTGATGCCATGTATGTGAAATTAATATCTTCTGATGGTCATGAATTTAttgtaaaaagagaacatgcattAACATCAGGAACAATAAAGGCCATGTTGAGTGGTCCAGGTCAGTTTGCGGAGAATGAAACCAATGAGGTCAACTTTAGAGAGATCCCTTCACATGTGCTATCGAAAGTGTGCATGTATTTTACCTACAAGGTCCGCTATACTAACAGCTCCACTGAAATTCCTGAATTCCCAACTGCACCTGAAATTGCACTGGAACTGCTGATGGCCGTGAACTTCTTAGATtgttaaataagataaattataataaactgttaatttttttcagtatttaataCCTGTAGTTCAGTTAGTAATTTTTTCACATATAGCATGTTGCCTTTATGAAATTGAACGCTAAAGTTAATTGCTGAGCAGATTTCTTCTGTCATTTGCATAGCAGAGTTGAAATTTGTTTGCTACATCAACAAATTAAGGAAGTTTCacaagccaaaaaataaataaataatgccagtttaaaaaaaaaaagatttcttagaatttaatgaaaatgaagatacaacacacccaaacattTAGGACACAGTGAGAgcagtactaaaaggaaaactcatagctctgagtgccgccaaaagaaacaggagagagcatactcagcagcttgacagcacatctaaaaagTCTAGAgccaaaagaagtaaatacacacaagaggaatagaagggaagaaataataaaactaagagctaaaatcatccaagttttaaaaaaaaagagtacacaaagaatcaacaaaagcaggagctggttcttcgacaaaatcaacaagatagaaaaacccttagcaagaatacccagagtgtatccaaattaacaaaaccagaagggaaaagggagacataacaaaaaaaatctgaggaaattaaaaatatcaacaaatcctactacaaaagcatatattcaacaaaactggaaaatctggaggaaatagacaattttctagacaaataaaaggtactaaagttaaatcagaaacagataaacatctaaacaacaccataattcctaaagaagtagaagcagttattaagagtctcccaatcaaagagaacccaggactccatgaatttactgcagaattctatcaggccttcatagaagacctcatatcaatactgtccagaTTAGTTCCCAAAACAGAAATaggcagagcactaccaaattccttctttgaaacgacagttactcttataactaaaccacacaaaaatccaacaaagaaagagaacttgagaccatttacccttatgattattgatgtaaaaatactcaataaaaatcttgcaaagtgaatgcaagaacacatcaaaataatcacccatcatgatcagtTAGGCTTCAGCCCAAGGATGAAAGGATGGTCCAATATACTAAACGAtaacctgggcaaggaagaaataaagaaagaaattaaagacttcttagaatttaatgaaaatgaaggtacgacatacccacacgtatgggacacaattaaagctgtgctaagaggaaaactcatagttcttagtgcctgcagaaagaaacaggagagagcctatatcagcagcttgacagcacacctaaaagctctagaacaaaaagaagcaaatacacccaggaggagtagaaggcaggaaataatcaaactcagagctgaaatcaaccaagtagaagaaaagaggaccatagaaagaaacaacagaaccaaaagttggttctctgagaaaatcaacgggacagataaacccttagccagactaacgagaggacacagagagtgtgtccaaattaacaaaatcagaaatgaaaagggagacacaactacagattcagaggaaattaaaaaaatcatcagatcttattataaaagcctatattcaacaaaacttgaaaatcggcaggaaatggacaatttcctagacagataccaggtaccgaagttaaatcaggaacagataaaccagttaaacaaccccataactcctaaggaaatagaagcagtcattaaaggtctcccaacccactcctgaggctgcagagcggaagagaccaccaacactgctcacccctgcccacatccctggcccaagaggaaactgtataaggcctctgggctcccgtgggggagggcccagg
Coding sequences within it:
- the LOC134482488 gene encoding elongin-C-like, which translates into the protein MDGEEKTYGGCEGPDAMYVKLISSDGHEFIVKREHALTSGTIKAMLSGPGQFAENETNEVNFREIPSHVLSKVCMYFTYKVRYTNSSTEIPEFPTAPEIALELLMAVNFLDC